One part of the Eubalaena glacialis isolate mEubGla1 chromosome 19, mEubGla1.1.hap2.+ XY, whole genome shotgun sequence genome encodes these proteins:
- the LRRC59 gene encoding leucine-rich repeat-containing protein 59, which yields MTKAGSKGGNLRDKLDGHELDLSLSDLNEVPVKELAALPKATILDLSCNKLTALPSDFCGLTHLVKLDLSKNKLRQLPADFGRLVNLQHLDLLNNRLVTLPVSFAQLKSLKWLDLKDNPLDPVLAKVAGDCLDEKQCKQCANKVLQHMKAVQVDQERERQRRLEIDREAEKKWEAKQRAKEAQERELRKREKAEEKERRRKEYDALKAAKREQEKKPKKETNQAPKSKSGSRPRKPPPRKHTRSWAVLRLLLLLLLCVAGGLVACRVTELQQQPLCTSVNTIYDSALRGLRSHDILRWVLQTDSQQ from the exons ATGACCAAGGCCGGTAGCAAGGGCGGGAACCTCCGCGACAAGCTGGACGGCCACGAGCTGGATCTGAGCCTCAGCGACCTGAATGAGGTCCCGGTCAAGGAGTTG GCTGCCCTCCCAAAGGCCACCATACTGGATCTGTCCTGCAATAAACTGACTGCTCTACCG TCGGATTTCTGTGGCCTCACACACCTGGTGAAGCTGGACCTGAGTAAGAACAAACTGCGGCAGCTGCCAGCAGATTTCGGCCGCCTGGTCAACCTCCAGCACCTGGACCTCCTCAACAACAGGCTGGTCACCCTGCCTGTCAGCTTTGCTCAGCTCAAG AGTCTGAAGTGGCTGGACCTGAAGGATAACCCCCTGGATCCTGTCCTGGCCAAGGTGGCAGGGGATTGCTTGGATGAGAAGCAGTGTAAGCAGTGCGCCAACAAG GTGTTACAGCACATGAAGGCTGTGCAGGTGGATCAGGAGCGAGAGAGGCAGCGGCGGCTGGAAATAGACCGAG AGGCCGAGAAGAAGTGGGAGGCCAAGCAGCGAGCTAAGGAGGCTCAGGAGCGGGAACTGCGGAAGCGGGAGAAGGCGGAAGAGAAGGAGCGCCGGAGAAAGGAGTATGACGCCCTCAAAGCAGCCAAGCGGGAGCAGGAGAAGAAACctaagaaggaaacaaatcaggcCCCGA AATCTAAGTCCGGCTCTCGGCCCCGGAAGCCACCTCCCCGGAAACACACTCGCTCCTGGGCtgtgctgaggctgctgctgctgctgctgctgtgtgtGGCTGGTGGGCTGGTCGCCTGTCGGGTGAcggagctgcagcagcagcccCTCTGCACCAGCGTGAACACCATCTACGACAGCGCGCTCCGGGGCCTGCGCAGCCACGACATCCTCCGGTGGGTCCTGCAGACCGATTCTCAGCAGTGA
- the EME1 gene encoding crossover junction endonuclease EME1 isoform X1, with amino-acid sequence MAVEKSSLSLDSSESDSEELPTFAFLKKEPSSTKRRQPQKEEKIVVVDTSDSEASCPPSQKLKDPPPVPEAAETVPQTEPVRVLSSGSEDEEEFVPLAERLTCKFLTHKQLSPEDSSSPVKRVLDHQNNEGASRDWQNQPFTKIRDIPLCDTSERHASNNKDPMVDSPCHQLPAYQTTCSVQSNSLTVTKTNAEVPPPQKRTKHNQKVRKRGSQGCQQRGQASQKESTQRQQERKKKAALVNRLKAQRPEECLKHIAVLLDPVLLQMEGGGQLLGALQSMECCCVIEAPAVPCSITWRRRAGSTEDGEEGWVEEPTILVLLLAEAFVSMIYNFKQGSLGSTEEGKETLRSFVTDITARTAGKALSLVIVDLEKCFSAPNPLRRRKQGVANGEQVKEKKKQRQPEANTAAVVTRVDMEEALVDLQLHTEAQARIVQSWKELADLACTFTKAVAEAPFKKLRDQASFSFCLESDWAGGAKVDRSGRGLAVVWRRQIQQLNRVSLEMASAVVDAYPSPQLLIQAYKRCFSEQERQNLLADIQVRRGEGVTATSRRLGPELSRRIYLQMTALQPDLSLDGAD; translated from the exons ATGGCTGTAGAGAAGTCATCACTCTCACTGGATTCCAGTGAGAGTGACTCTGAGGAGTTGCCAACATTTGCCTTTCTGAAGAAGGAACCGTCTTCAACAAAGAGGAGGCAGCCTCAGAAGGAGGAGAAGATTGTAGTGGTTGACACCTCAGATTCTGAGGCCTCCTGTCCTCCATCACAAAAACTGAAAGATCCACCACCTGTTCCAGAGGCAGCTGAAACTGTCCCACAAACAGAGCCAGTCAGGGTGCTAAGCAGTGGAAGTGAGGATGAGGAAGAATTTGTTCCCCTGGCTGAGAGACTTACTTGTAAGTTTTTGACCCACAAGCAGCTGAGCCCTGAGGATTCCAGCTCCCCAGTTAAAAGGGTTTTAGATCATCAAAATAATGAAGGAGCATCACGTGACTGGCAAAACCAGCCCTTTACAAAGATCCGTGATATTCCTCTCTGTGACACCTCAGAGAGGCATGCATCAAATAACAAGGACCCTATGGTAGACAGTCCATGCCATCAGCTGCCAGCCTACCAAACTACCTGCTCTGTCCAGAGCAACAGCTTGACAGTAACTAAAACAAATGCTGAGGTACCCCCACCTCAGAAGAGAACCAAGCATAATCAGAAGGTCCGGAAGAGAGGCTCACAGGGATGCCAGCAGCGGGGACAAGCAAGCCAAAAGGAAAGCACCCAGAGGcaacaggaaaggaagaagaaggcaGCCCTGGTTAACAGGCTGAAAGCTCAGAGGCCAGAGGAGTGCTTAAAGCATATCGCTGTGCTGCTGGATCCAG TGCTCCTACAGATGGAAGGTGGGGGCCAGCTCCTCGGAGCACTACAGTCCATGGAGTGCTGCTGTGTGATTGAGGCGCCGGCCGTGCCTTGCAGCATCACGTGGAGGAGAAGGGCTGGGTCCACTGAG GATGGAGAGGAGGGCTGGGTGGAGGAGCCGACGATTCTGGTGCTGCTCCTGGCAGAGGCGTTTGTGTCCATGATCTACAACTTCAAGCAG GGAAGTCTGGGCAGCAccgaggaagggaaggaaacgcTTCGGAGCTTTGTAACTGACATCACAGCAAGGACAGCTGGGAAAGCTCTGTCACTGGTGATTGTGGATCTGGAGAAATGCTTCAG TGCTCCGAATCCTCTAAGGAGAAGGAAACAGGGAGTGGCAAATGGAGAACAGGTCAAGGAGAAGAAGAAGCAGAGACAACCGGAGGCCAACACAGCGGCTGTGGTGACCAGGGTAGACATGGAAGAG GCATTGGTAGATCTGCAGCTACACACAGAAGCCCAGGCTCGAATTGTGCAGAGCTGGAAAGAGCTGGCTGACTTGGCGTGCACATTCACAAAGGCTGTGGCTGAGGCGCCCTTCAA GAAGCTCCGAGATCAAGCTAGTTTCTCCTTCTGCCTGGAGAGTGACTGGGCTGGAGGGGCAAAGGTGGACCGCTCTGGCAGGGGGCTTGCAGTGGTCTGGAGGAGACAGATTCAGCAGCTGAACCGAGTCAGCCTGGAAATGGCCAGTGCCGTTGTGGACGCCTACCCCTCCCCACAGCTCCTGATCCAG GCTTATAAGCGGTGTTTTTCTGAGCAAGAACGCCAGAATTTGCTTGCAGACATACAGGTGCGCCGTGGGGAAGGTGTGACAGCCACCTCCCGCCGTCTTGGACCAGAGCTCTCCAGGCGTATCTACCTTCAGATGACAGCTTTGCAGCCAGATCTCTCTTTAGACGGTGCAGACTGA
- the EME1 gene encoding crossover junction endonuclease EME1 isoform X3: MAVEKSSLSLDSSESDSEELPTFAFLKKEPSSTKRRQPQKEEKIVVVDTSDSEASCPPSQKLKDPPPVPEAAETVPQTEPVRVLSSGSEDEEEFVPLAERLTCKFLTHKQLSPEDSSSPVKRVLDHQNNEGASRDWQNQPFTKIRDIPLCDTSERHASNNKDPMVDSPCHQLPAYQTTCSVQSNSLTVTKTNAEVPPPQKRTKHNQKVRKRGSQGCQQRGQASQKESTQRQQERKKKAALVNRLKAQRPEECLKHIAVLLDPVLLQMEGGGQLLGALQSMECCCVIEAPAVPCSITWRRRAGSTEDGEEGWVEEPTILVLLLAEAFVSMIYNFKQGSLGSTEEGKETLRSFVTDITARTAGKALSLVIVDLEKCFSAPNPLRRRKQGVANGEQVKEKKKQRQPEANTAAVVTRVDMEEALVDLQLHTEAQARIVQSWKELADLACTFTKAVAEAPFKNRCRFYGNRQLALLGDRRSIQIGQVEHHAHLFRCQWRVFKF; encoded by the exons ATGGCTGTAGAGAAGTCATCACTCTCACTGGATTCCAGTGAGAGTGACTCTGAGGAGTTGCCAACATTTGCCTTTCTGAAGAAGGAACCGTCTTCAACAAAGAGGAGGCAGCCTCAGAAGGAGGAGAAGATTGTAGTGGTTGACACCTCAGATTCTGAGGCCTCCTGTCCTCCATCACAAAAACTGAAAGATCCACCACCTGTTCCAGAGGCAGCTGAAACTGTCCCACAAACAGAGCCAGTCAGGGTGCTAAGCAGTGGAAGTGAGGATGAGGAAGAATTTGTTCCCCTGGCTGAGAGACTTACTTGTAAGTTTTTGACCCACAAGCAGCTGAGCCCTGAGGATTCCAGCTCCCCAGTTAAAAGGGTTTTAGATCATCAAAATAATGAAGGAGCATCACGTGACTGGCAAAACCAGCCCTTTACAAAGATCCGTGATATTCCTCTCTGTGACACCTCAGAGAGGCATGCATCAAATAACAAGGACCCTATGGTAGACAGTCCATGCCATCAGCTGCCAGCCTACCAAACTACCTGCTCTGTCCAGAGCAACAGCTTGACAGTAACTAAAACAAATGCTGAGGTACCCCCACCTCAGAAGAGAACCAAGCATAATCAGAAGGTCCGGAAGAGAGGCTCACAGGGATGCCAGCAGCGGGGACAAGCAAGCCAAAAGGAAAGCACCCAGAGGcaacaggaaaggaagaagaaggcaGCCCTGGTTAACAGGCTGAAAGCTCAGAGGCCAGAGGAGTGCTTAAAGCATATCGCTGTGCTGCTGGATCCAG TGCTCCTACAGATGGAAGGTGGGGGCCAGCTCCTCGGAGCACTACAGTCCATGGAGTGCTGCTGTGTGATTGAGGCGCCGGCCGTGCCTTGCAGCATCACGTGGAGGAGAAGGGCTGGGTCCACTGAG GATGGAGAGGAGGGCTGGGTGGAGGAGCCGACGATTCTGGTGCTGCTCCTGGCAGAGGCGTTTGTGTCCATGATCTACAACTTCAAGCAG GGAAGTCTGGGCAGCAccgaggaagggaaggaaacgcTTCGGAGCTTTGTAACTGACATCACAGCAAGGACAGCTGGGAAAGCTCTGTCACTGGTGATTGTGGATCTGGAGAAATGCTTCAG TGCTCCGAATCCTCTAAGGAGAAGGAAACAGGGAGTGGCAAATGGAGAACAGGTCAAGGAGAAGAAGAAGCAGAGACAACCGGAGGCCAACACAGCGGCTGTGGTGACCAGGGTAGACATGGAAGAG GCATTGGTAGATCTGCAGCTACACACAGAAGCCCAGGCTCGAATTGTGCAGAGCTGGAAAGAGCTGGCTGACTTGGCGTGCACATTCACAAAGGCTGTGGCTGAGGCGCCCTTCAA GAATAGATGTCGTTTTTACGGGAATCGGCAACTAGCACTGCTAGGGGACAGAAGGAGCATTCAAATTGGCCAGGTAGAACATCATGCCCACCTCTTCCGATGTCAGTGGAGGGTTTTTAAGTTCTAG
- the LOC133080187 gene encoding large ribosomal subunit protein eL31-like, with product MAPAKCSEKEKGRSAINEVVTRVYTINVHKRIPGVGFKKRAPQALKEIWKFAMKEMGTPDVHIDTRLNKTVWAKGIRNVPYRIRVRLSRKHNKDEDSPNKLYTLVTNLPVTTFKNLQTVNVDEN from the coding sequence ATGGCTCCTGCAAAGTGCAGCGAGAAGGAGAAGGGCCGGTCAGCCATCAACGAGGTGGTGACCAGAGTATACACTATCAACGTTCACAAGCGCATCCCTGGAGTGGGTTTCAAGAAGCGTGCCCCTCAGGCACTCAAAGAAATCTGGAAATTTGCCATGAAGGAGATGGGCACTCCAGATGTACACATTGACACTAGGCTCAACAAAACTGTCTGGGCCAAAGGAATAAGGAATGTCCCATACCGTATCCGTGTGCGGTTGTCCAGAAAACATAATAAAGACGAAGATTCACCAAACAAGCTCTATACGTTGGTTACCAATTTACCTGTCACCACTTTCAAAAATCTGCAGACAGTTAATGTGGATGAGAACTAA
- the EME1 gene encoding crossover junction endonuclease EME1 isoform X2: MAVEKSSLSLDSSESDSEELPTFAFLKKEPSSTKRRQPQKEEKIVVVDTSDSEASCPPSQKLKDPPPVPEAAETVPQTEPVRVLSSGSEDEEEFVPLAERLTCKFLTHKQLSPEDSSSPVKRVLDHQNNEGASRDWQNQPFTKIRDIPLCDTSERHASNNKDPMVDSPCHQLPAYQTTCSVQSNSLTVTKTNAEVPPPQKRTKHNQKVRKRGSQGCQQRGQASQKESTQRQQERKKKAALVNRLKAQRPEECLKHIAVLLDPVLLQMEGGGQLLGALQSMECCCVIEAPAVPCSITWRRRAGSTEDGEEGWVEEPTILVLLLAEAFVSMIYNFKQGSLGSTEEGKETLRSFVTDITARTAGKALSLVIVDLEKCFSAPNPLRRRKQGVANGEQVKEKKKQRQPEANTAAVVTRVDMEEALVDLQLHTEAQARIVQSWKELADLACTFTKAVAEAPFKKLRDQASFSFCLESDWAGGAKVDRSGRGLAVVWRRQIQQLNRVSLEMASAVVDAYPSPQLLIQTYRCAVGKV, translated from the exons ATGGCTGTAGAGAAGTCATCACTCTCACTGGATTCCAGTGAGAGTGACTCTGAGGAGTTGCCAACATTTGCCTTTCTGAAGAAGGAACCGTCTTCAACAAAGAGGAGGCAGCCTCAGAAGGAGGAGAAGATTGTAGTGGTTGACACCTCAGATTCTGAGGCCTCCTGTCCTCCATCACAAAAACTGAAAGATCCACCACCTGTTCCAGAGGCAGCTGAAACTGTCCCACAAACAGAGCCAGTCAGGGTGCTAAGCAGTGGAAGTGAGGATGAGGAAGAATTTGTTCCCCTGGCTGAGAGACTTACTTGTAAGTTTTTGACCCACAAGCAGCTGAGCCCTGAGGATTCCAGCTCCCCAGTTAAAAGGGTTTTAGATCATCAAAATAATGAAGGAGCATCACGTGACTGGCAAAACCAGCCCTTTACAAAGATCCGTGATATTCCTCTCTGTGACACCTCAGAGAGGCATGCATCAAATAACAAGGACCCTATGGTAGACAGTCCATGCCATCAGCTGCCAGCCTACCAAACTACCTGCTCTGTCCAGAGCAACAGCTTGACAGTAACTAAAACAAATGCTGAGGTACCCCCACCTCAGAAGAGAACCAAGCATAATCAGAAGGTCCGGAAGAGAGGCTCACAGGGATGCCAGCAGCGGGGACAAGCAAGCCAAAAGGAAAGCACCCAGAGGcaacaggaaaggaagaagaaggcaGCCCTGGTTAACAGGCTGAAAGCTCAGAGGCCAGAGGAGTGCTTAAAGCATATCGCTGTGCTGCTGGATCCAG TGCTCCTACAGATGGAAGGTGGGGGCCAGCTCCTCGGAGCACTACAGTCCATGGAGTGCTGCTGTGTGATTGAGGCGCCGGCCGTGCCTTGCAGCATCACGTGGAGGAGAAGGGCTGGGTCCACTGAG GATGGAGAGGAGGGCTGGGTGGAGGAGCCGACGATTCTGGTGCTGCTCCTGGCAGAGGCGTTTGTGTCCATGATCTACAACTTCAAGCAG GGAAGTCTGGGCAGCAccgaggaagggaaggaaacgcTTCGGAGCTTTGTAACTGACATCACAGCAAGGACAGCTGGGAAAGCTCTGTCACTGGTGATTGTGGATCTGGAGAAATGCTTCAG TGCTCCGAATCCTCTAAGGAGAAGGAAACAGGGAGTGGCAAATGGAGAACAGGTCAAGGAGAAGAAGAAGCAGAGACAACCGGAGGCCAACACAGCGGCTGTGGTGACCAGGGTAGACATGGAAGAG GCATTGGTAGATCTGCAGCTACACACAGAAGCCCAGGCTCGAATTGTGCAGAGCTGGAAAGAGCTGGCTGACTTGGCGTGCACATTCACAAAGGCTGTGGCTGAGGCGCCCTTCAA GAAGCTCCGAGATCAAGCTAGTTTCTCCTTCTGCCTGGAGAGTGACTGGGCTGGAGGGGCAAAGGTGGACCGCTCTGGCAGGGGGCTTGCAGTGGTCTGGAGGAGACAGATTCAGCAGCTGAACCGAGTCAGCCTGGAAATGGCCAGTGCCGTTGTGGACGCCTACCCCTCCCCACAGCTCCTGATCCAG ACATACAGGTGCGCCGTGGGGAAGGTGTGA